One genomic window of endosymbiont of Galathealinum brachiosum includes the following:
- a CDS encoding GGDEF domain-containing protein, giving the protein MKLFLCFILVCIIHPVQASQTPLDLSTPQHNIGQSMIVYEDIDAGMNFEQIRLLTNDDFYRLKQSIFSTPFSQSAYWFKLSLNNTETSAVTRLIVFEPPWLDHINISIISPGGNIKQIELGNTFNYEKRGIDHSLINFKHMFEPGESIVFMQVKTRDPFVFAVSILAERDFLFEQMRESKKTGFLYGVMIALLLYNLFLYIGIKENYYSYYVLFVSAFLIMNASYNGYTFKLLFSQIPVLQTWIQSFSIILFSLTGLLFAQSFLNLKKFHPQLNTLTKNIIIGYAVVAVFSAVLSGYTLNVIIAVSFAGFISAYIFSIALYSWKSGNRSARFFIMGSASGLIGTIVTSSSVMGIIPFSYITYKALDFGMLIDAVFLSLALADRVRITNNDKLKAEQASLTDVLTGLKNRRSYYETRTQELHRIARYKNKLSMITLDVDQFKHFNDNFGHDVGDQVLKHLATILEKSKRQDDYVFRMGGDEFLLLLPETDKEEASQLAERIATTLENERLIINDTIHRVHISSGVAEFLPDDTSMKSVEKRADIALYEAKEST; this is encoded by the coding sequence ATGAAGTTATTTTTATGTTTTATACTTGTTTGTATAATCCACCCCGTTCAAGCATCACAAACACCTTTAGATTTATCAACCCCTCAACATAACATTGGACAATCAATGATCGTGTATGAGGATATTGATGCCGGGATGAATTTTGAGCAAATACGTTTATTAACTAATGATGATTTCTATAGATTAAAACAAAGCATCTTTAGCACTCCTTTTAGCCAGTCAGCCTACTGGTTTAAGCTCTCTTTAAATAATACAGAAACATCTGCAGTTACGCGTCTGATTGTTTTTGAGCCACCCTGGCTTGATCATATCAATATAAGCATCATTTCACCTGGCGGCAATATCAAACAGATTGAACTGGGAAATACATTTAATTATGAGAAAAGAGGAATAGACCATTCTTTAATTAATTTTAAACACATGTTCGAACCCGGTGAATCTATTGTTTTCATGCAGGTTAAAACACGGGATCCTTTTGTATTTGCTGTTTCCATACTTGCAGAGCGTGATTTTCTATTCGAACAGATGCGGGAATCTAAAAAAACTGGATTTTTATATGGTGTAATGATCGCCCTGCTTTTATACAATTTATTTCTATATATTGGAATTAAAGAAAACTATTATTCTTATTATGTGCTTTTCGTAAGTGCTTTTTTAATCATGAACGCTTCATACAATGGTTATACTTTTAAGCTATTATTTTCACAAATCCCAGTATTGCAAACCTGGATTCAGAGTTTTTCTATTATTCTATTTTCACTAACTGGCTTATTATTTGCTCAATCATTTCTAAATCTAAAAAAATTCCATCCTCAACTTAATACGTTAACTAAAAACATAATTATAGGCTACGCAGTTGTAGCTGTATTTTCTGCTGTTTTAAGCGGTTACACCTTAAATGTTATTATTGCTGTTTCATTCGCTGGTTTTATCAGTGCTTATATTTTTTCTATTGCTCTGTATTCATGGAAAAGTGGAAACAGATCTGCACGTTTTTTCATAATGGGATCAGCCAGCGGATTAATAGGTACTATAGTCACTTCTAGTAGCGTAATGGGAATAATTCCATTTAGCTACATTACCTATAAAGCACTCGATTTCGGCATGTTAATTGACGCCGTATTTTTATCACTAGCTTTAGCTGATCGTGTAAGAATAACAAATAATGATAAATTAAAAGCCGAGCAGGCGTCTCTCACTGATGTGTTAACCGGCCTGAAAAATCGTCGCTCTTACTATGAAACACGAACACAGGAATTACATCGAATTGCCCGATACAAAAACAAACTTTCCATGATTACCCTGGATGTAGATCAGTTTAAACACTTTAATGATAATTTTGGACATGATGTAGGTGATCAGGTTTTAAAACATCTGGCAACAATTCTGGAAAAATCTAAACGTCAGGATGACTATGTATTCAGAATGGGTGGTGACGAGTTTTTACTCTTATTACCCGAGACAGATAAAGAAGAAGCTTCTCAACTAGCGGAACGAATAGCGACTACACTTGAAAATGAACGCTTAATTATAAATGACACCATACACAGAGTACATATATCCTCAGGCGTCGCTGAATTTTTACCCGATGACACCTCTATGAAAAGCGTAGAAAAAAGAGCCGATATTGCTCTGTATGAAGCAAAAGAAAGCACCTAA
- a CDS encoding DUF2892 domain-containing protein has product MTIERALFAMGGIMVMLTSLLAIFHHPNWTWVTLFVGFNCFQSSFTGFCPPAWLMKKFGLKSEAENAAETNN; this is encoded by the coding sequence ATGACTATAGAACGAGCACTTTTTGCAATGGGCGGCATCATGGTTATGCTGACATCTTTATTAGCCATATTCCATCACCCTAACTGGACATGGGTTACCCTGTTTGTTGGCTTTAACTGTTTTCAAAGTTCATTCACAGGCTTCTGCCCACCGGCGTGGTTAATGAAAAAATTTGGCCTTAAATCTGAAGCTGAAAACGCGGCAGAAACCAATAACTAA
- a CDS encoding efflux transporter periplasmic adaptor subunit, with protein MFTLDFTDLKIPLLMLCVYTLASSAPLQAEEQGIELAAAQYHEVQQERVIDALVEAVNKATVTAQTSGRVKQIYFDVNDYAKKDDVLLRMRDKDQQAKLRASQADFSQAETEFLRVQQLHSKNLISKSAVDKAESQFKLTRARLDQAEENLERTIVRAPYSGIVVKRHIEVGETAQTGAPLFTGLSLESLRVAVNLPQDIILPVRQFKAARVLVAGKSVDGKSMTISPYADADSHTFLVRVNLPQGSHGLYPGMAVKVAFSIGQMRKLLVPASAITHRSEMTGVYVMNDQKELSLLQVRPGQQINGNIEILSGLQENDQVAIDPVKATIYYKDHITN; from the coding sequence ATGTTTACTCTCGATTTTACCGATTTGAAGATTCCATTATTAATGCTGTGTGTTTACACACTGGCTTCATCTGCTCCGCTACAGGCTGAAGAGCAGGGCATTGAGCTGGCAGCCGCTCAATATCATGAGGTTCAACAGGAGCGGGTTATTGATGCGTTGGTTGAGGCGGTGAATAAAGCGACGGTTACAGCCCAGACATCAGGGCGTGTGAAGCAGATATATTTTGATGTAAATGATTATGCGAAAAAAGATGATGTTCTGCTGCGTATGCGTGATAAAGATCAGCAGGCAAAATTACGTGCCTCACAGGCTGATTTTTCTCAGGCTGAAACAGAGTTTCTGCGAGTGCAGCAGCTACACAGTAAAAATCTGATTTCTAAATCGGCCGTTGATAAAGCCGAGTCTCAGTTTAAGTTAACCCGCGCCCGTTTAGATCAGGCTGAAGAAAACCTTGAGCGTACGATCGTGCGAGCACCTTATAGCGGTATTGTAGTTAAACGCCATATTGAAGTGGGTGAAACGGCTCAAACGGGCGCACCACTTTTTACCGGTTTGTCATTAGAGTCACTCAGGGTCGCGGTTAATCTTCCACAGGATATTATTTTACCTGTCAGACAATTTAAAGCAGCCAGAGTGCTTGTGGCCGGTAAAAGTGTTGATGGAAAATCCATGACAATAAGCCCTTATGCGGATGCTGATAGTCATACATTTTTAGTCAGAGTTAATTTACCGCAAGGTAGTCATGGCCTGTATCCGGGCATGGCGGTTAAAGTTGCATTTTCAATTGGGCAAATGCGCAAGTTACTGGTGCCGGCTTCAGCTATAACACATCGCAGTGAAATGACGGGTGTGTATGTAATGAATGATCAAAAAGAGCTGAGTTTATTACAGGTAAGACCCGGACAGCAGATAAATGGCAATATCGAAATATTATCTGGCCTGCAGGAAAATGATCAGGTAGCAATCGATCCAGTTAAAGCGACTATTTATTATAAAGATCATATTACTAATTAA
- a CDS encoding BAX inhibitor protein, with the protein MNNPNISIGRSQESVLATNKVLKNTYMLLSITLIFSAITAFIGMQMQIGQGVAMIATFGAIGILWFVLPRTANSAAGIPTIFAFTGLIGLGMAPMLNMYLAVNPSVVSTALGGTGVIFLGLSGYALTTRKDFSFMGGFLMVGMLVVIVAALANIFLQMPVMGLVVSGAIVMLMSGLILYETSSIIHGGETNYIMATASLFLSIINLFQALLHLLSAFGGDD; encoded by the coding sequence ATGAACAATCCAAATATCTCAATAGGTCGCTCTCAGGAGTCGGTTCTTGCAACGAATAAAGTGCTTAAAAACACGTATATGTTGCTTTCTATAACGCTGATATTCAGTGCTATTACTGCTTTTATCGGTATGCAAATGCAAATTGGTCAGGGCGTTGCGATGATTGCAACTTTTGGCGCTATTGGCATTTTGTGGTTTGTATTGCCTCGTACAGCTAATTCTGCTGCGGGTATTCCGACAATATTTGCCTTCACCGGTCTAATCGGCCTGGGCATGGCTCCAATGCTTAATATGTACCTTGCGGTTAATCCTAGCGTTGTTTCTACTGCACTGGGTGGCACGGGTGTGATATTCCTTGGTCTTTCAGGTTACGCACTGACTACACGTAAAGATTTCAGCTTTATGGGCGGATTCCTTATGGTGGGTATGCTGGTTGTGATCGTTGCAGCTCTAGCTAATATCTTCCTGCAGATGCCGGTTATGGGTCTGGTTGTTAGTGGCGCAATCGTAATGCTAATGAGTGGTTTGATTCTGTATGAAACATCTTCAATCATTCACGGTGGCGAAACTAACTATATTATGGCAACTGCTAGCCTGTTCCTTTCTATAATCAACCTGTTCCAGGCTCTATTGCACCTGCTTAGCGCTTTTGGTGGTGATGATTAA
- a CDS encoding multidrug transporter AcrB produces the protein MNNNLGISGKVAQYFLNTEITPLLALLGFLLGIFAVMITPREEEPQINVTFANVFIAFPGASASDVEQLISVPAEQVLSEIEGIKHIYSVSRPGMSVLTVQFKVGEDRTQAIVRLYNTVYSNQDWLPQGLGVAQPIIKPKGIDDVPIVAMTLWTKDESHGRYELTKVAHAIEAELKRVPGTRDIYTKGAANDVVQILLDATTLAAYKLSVSDLENALRASNSSDRSGQLISDNNQVEVQSGQFLSSVSEVKDLVVGMHNDKPIYLRDVAQVKRGAVHPEQTSWFGVGAGSDLNQKNIHGEYPAVTLAIAKQPGTNAVEIANQVIERVEQLKGVFIPDNVEVTITRNYGLTADAKSKQLIGKLAFATTFVVLLVLFALGWREAIIVGLAVVITLAITLFASWAWGFTLNRVSLFALIFSIGILVDDAIVVVENIHRHMQLGGKSFKESIPLAVDEVGGPTILATFTVIAALLPMAFVTGMMGPYMSPIPINASLGMLISLVVAFVVTPWLAYKVLAGQSHSQSEVENEEDSKLYVFFNKYLAPFLSGEKGQSNRRKLFIGILALLISSVALVGFKQVVLKMLPFDNKSEFQVIVDMPEGTTLEKTTRVLGELGRVIAKVPEVSNYQVYAGDAAPINFNGLVRQYYLRQQANEGDIQVNLLDKSERDKKSHEIARDLRDPLQLIGKKYNANIKIVEVPPGPPVMSPLVAEIYGLNYSGQHKVAKDIRKVFDNTADVVDVDDTIEAEADKIIIHVDQQKAAMAGVTQQQIVSLISTVVKGQDVSYLHTGNMKYPLPLRLQFKVEDRARVDSLLSLRVHNRDGKLIPLSEMVRIENTKIEYAIYHKDLLPVVMVTGDTSGDLDSPLYGMFDIMAKLTKDKPLLQQHMIDQPENPYQYSMKWDGEWQITYETFRDMGIAYSVGLILIYFLVVAQFRSYLVPLIIMAPIPLTIIGVMPGHALLGAQFTATSMIGMIALAGIIVRNSILLVDFINQQVEQGMAFEKAVINAGAVRAKPIVLTGLAAMLGAFFILDDPIFSGLAISLIFGILVSTLLTLVVIPVMYYALMRNRV, from the coding sequence ATGAATAACAATCTCGGTATCTCAGGTAAGGTCGCTCAGTATTTTTTAAATACCGAGATCACTCCATTGCTCGCGTTGTTAGGTTTTCTATTAGGCATTTTTGCGGTAATGATTACTCCCCGTGAAGAGGAGCCGCAAATCAATGTAACCTTCGCAAATGTTTTTATCGCTTTTCCCGGTGCATCCGCGAGTGATGTTGAGCAATTGATTAGTGTACCGGCTGAACAGGTGCTTTCAGAAATTGAAGGTATCAAGCATATCTATTCTGTCTCCAGGCCCGGCATGTCTGTTTTAACCGTGCAGTTTAAAGTGGGAGAAGATCGCACTCAGGCAATTGTGCGTTTGTATAACACAGTGTATTCAAACCAGGACTGGTTACCACAGGGGTTAGGTGTAGCTCAACCTATTATCAAACCTAAGGGTATTGATGATGTGCCAATTGTTGCTATGACTTTGTGGACTAAAGACGAATCCCATGGTCGTTATGAATTAACAAAAGTGGCACATGCAATTGAAGCTGAACTGAAACGTGTGCCGGGTACGCGTGATATCTACACTAAAGGCGCAGCAAATGATGTTGTGCAAATTTTACTCGATGCAACCACACTGGCTGCATATAAATTATCGGTCAGTGATCTGGAGAATGCATTACGTGCGAGTAATAGCTCAGATAGGTCGGGCCAACTTATTAGTGACAACAATCAGGTTGAAGTTCAAAGCGGACAGTTTCTAAGTTCAGTGTCAGAAGTTAAAGATCTAGTTGTTGGTATGCATAATGACAAGCCCATTTATTTACGTGATGTTGCGCAAGTTAAAAGGGGTGCTGTACATCCCGAGCAAACAAGCTGGTTTGGTGTAGGCGCAGGGTCTGATTTAAACCAGAAAAATATTCATGGTGAGTATCCAGCTGTAACACTGGCAATTGCTAAACAGCCAGGCACGAATGCGGTTGAAATTGCCAATCAGGTCATTGAACGGGTTGAGCAGTTAAAGGGTGTTTTTATTCCTGATAATGTTGAAGTTACCATTACCCGAAATTACGGATTAACAGCGGATGCAAAATCAAAACAACTTATTGGCAAACTTGCTTTTGCCACAACATTTGTTGTATTACTGGTTTTATTTGCACTGGGATGGCGTGAAGCTATTATTGTGGGGCTGGCAGTTGTTATTACGCTGGCGATTACATTATTCGCATCCTGGGCCTGGGGTTTTACCTTAAATCGGGTTTCACTTTTTGCGTTAATTTTTTCTATCGGTATTCTGGTTGATGATGCCATTGTTGTAGTTGAAAATATTCACCGACATATGCAACTCGGTGGAAAATCATTTAAAGAATCAATTCCGTTAGCGGTAGATGAAGTGGGTGGCCCGACCATTCTCGCGACATTCACGGTTATTGCTGCACTTCTGCCAATGGCATTTGTTACCGGAATGATGGGGCCCTATATGAGTCCGATTCCTATTAATGCCAGTCTTGGCATGCTTATATCTCTGGTGGTGGCTTTTGTGGTTACTCCCTGGTTAGCTTATAAAGTTTTAGCCGGTCAAAGTCATTCACAGTCTGAGGTAGAAAATGAAGAAGACTCAAAGTTATATGTGTTTTTTAATAAATATCTGGCACCCTTTTTAAGTGGAGAAAAAGGTCAGTCTAATCGACGAAAATTATTTATTGGTATATTGGCTTTACTGATTTCTTCAGTCGCACTGGTTGGTTTCAAACAGGTCGTTTTGAAAATGCTGCCATTTGATAATAAATCAGAGTTTCAGGTGATTGTAGATATGCCGGAAGGCACAACGCTGGAAAAAACTACCAGAGTATTAGGTGAGTTAGGGCGAGTTATAGCGAAGGTGCCTGAAGTTTCAAATTATCAGGTTTATGCCGGTGATGCCGCACCGATCAACTTTAACGGTTTAGTGCGTCAGTATTATTTGCGCCAGCAGGCAAACGAAGGTGATATTCAGGTTAATTTATTAGATAAATCAGAACGGGATAAAAAGAGTCATGAGATTGCTCGTGATTTACGCGACCCATTACAGTTAATTGGTAAAAAATATAACGCCAATATTAAAATTGTAGAAGTGCCCCCCGGGCCTCCTGTGATGTCACCATTAGTTGCTGAAATTTACGGGCTAAATTACAGCGGTCAACATAAAGTAGCGAAAGACATTCGTAAGGTGTTTGATAACACAGCTGATGTCGTTGATGTGGATGATACGATTGAAGCCGAAGCGGATAAAATCATTATTCATGTTGATCAGCAAAAGGCAGCGATGGCTGGTGTTACTCAGCAGCAGATAGTTAGTTTGATTTCTACGGTGGTTAAAGGTCAGGATGTCAGTTATCTACACACAGGTAATATGAAGTATCCGTTACCGTTACGATTACAATTTAAAGTTGAAGATAGAGCTAGAGTTGATAGCCTGTTATCACTGCGTGTGCATAATAGAGACGGCAAGCTGATTCCTCTGTCAGAAATGGTCCGTATAGAAAACACTAAAATTGAATATGCAATTTATCATAAAGATTTATTGCCGGTAGTAATGGTAACAGGTGATACATCAGGTGATCTGGATAGTCCGCTTTATGGCATGTTTGATATTATGGCTAAGCTAACGAAGGATAAGCCTTTATTGCAGCAACATATGATTGATCAGCCAGAAAACCCTTATCAATATAGTATGAAATGGGATGGTGAATGGCAGATTACCTATGAAACATTTCGTGATATGGGCATAGCCTATTCAGTTGGTTTGATTTTAATTTATTTTCTGGTTGTTGCACAATTCAGATCTTATCTGGTGCCACTAATTATCATGGCACCGATTCCACTAACTATAATTGGTGTGATGCCCGGACATGCATTACTGGGTGCGCAGTTTACTGCAACATCTATGATCGGCATGATTGCGCTGGCCGGAATTATCGTGCGTAACTCTATTTTACTGGTGGATTTTATTAATCAACAGGTTGAGCAGGGCATGGCATTTGAAAAAGCGGTTATTAATGCGGGTGCAGTGCGTGCTAAACCGATTGTGTTAACCGGGCTTGCAGCAATGTTAGGGGCTTTCTTTATTCTGGATGATCCAATATTTAGCGGGCTTGCTATATCACTTATTTTCGGTATTCTGGTTTCAACTTTATTAACATTAGTTGTTATACCGGTTATGTATTATGCGTTGATGCGTAACAGGGTATAA
- a CDS encoding glycosyl transferase family protein, with amino-acid sequence MQEEHPFAPFIRILGKGKNGSRGLTAEEAFESMSMVLEDKVTAEQLGAFLMLLRVKEETPEEVAGFVRAIRHFLKQDGQTYADLDWSSYAGKRRHSPWYVLSALLLADNGIKVCMHGAEGHTPGRMYTSEVLKPLGIETSTTLDHAKQQIEKNNFCYMPISTISDRLKDIIELRPFLGLRSPIHTVGRMINPLKAPHSIQAIFHPGYQSVHQHAANIMGEEQIAVFKGEAGEVERNPDTKCTVSYAIDGKTWDEEWPAIFAKRHVKESTLDENRLGPFWRGEETDEYAEAAIVGTTAIALRLLNKAETPDQALELAQDMWTKRNKTKH; translated from the coding sequence ATGCAAGAAGAACATCCATTTGCCCCTTTTATACGCATACTTGGTAAAGGTAAAAACGGCTCACGTGGTTTAACCGCTGAAGAAGCATTTGAATCAATGAGTATGGTTCTGGAAGACAAGGTAACCGCCGAGCAGCTGGGTGCATTTTTAATGCTGTTACGTGTTAAAGAAGAAACGCCGGAAGAAGTTGCAGGTTTTGTTCGTGCGATTAGACACTTTCTCAAACAGGATGGGCAAACTTATGCTGATCTTGACTGGTCGTCTTATGCAGGTAAACGTCGTCATTCTCCGTGGTACGTATTAAGTGCATTATTACTAGCCGATAATGGTATCAAGGTTTGTATGCACGGTGCAGAAGGCCATACACCGGGTCGTATGTATACCTCTGAAGTATTAAAGCCACTTGGCATAGAAACCAGCACCACTCTGGATCATGCGAAACAGCAGATTGAAAAAAATAACTTCTGTTATATGCCTATATCAACAATTAGTGACCGGTTGAAGGATATTATAGAGCTACGTCCGTTTTTAGGCTTACGCTCTCCAATTCATACCGTTGGCCGAATGATAAACCCGTTAAAAGCGCCCCACTCTATTCAGGCTATTTTTCACCCGGGTTATCAATCAGTACATCAGCACGCTGCCAATATTATGGGTGAAGAACAGATTGCAGTATTTAAGGGTGAAGCAGGTGAAGTTGAACGTAACCCGGATACAAAATGCACCGTATCTTATGCCATTGATGGAAAAACATGGGATGAAGAATGGCCCGCCATTTTTGCCAAACGCCATGTAAAAGAAAGCACGCTGGATGAAAACAGACTGGGCCCTTTCTGGCGCGGTGAAGAAACAGACGAGTATGCAGAAGCGGCAATTGTGGGTACGACCGCTATTGCCCTGCGTTTATTAAATAAAGCAGAAACACCGGATCAGGCATTAGAACTGGCTCAGGATATGTGGACTAAGCGGAACAAAACAAAACATTAG